A DNA window from Ranitomeya imitator isolate aRanImi1 chromosome 2, aRanImi1.pri, whole genome shotgun sequence contains the following coding sequences:
- the LOC138666486 gene encoding oocyte zinc finger protein XlCOF22-like produces the protein MAPPSHPLIHENINDQKILVLTYKMIELLTGEGEDLTHINNTETYVRGDERCNEEIPTHDYPDDCTKRSEGQRTTSIFKSDDFKIPQDTIEVNAVTLDIPSSLHCKGLSSDPLKQVLSSDSLATTKENQSHKISIKPGNTPKSKKPFSCSEYGNRFPIEKSFFKYPKICTVEKTFSCSKCVKYFKHKSHLVRHQRSHTGEKHFSCSECGKCFNKKWNLGIHQKTHTGEKAFSCSECGKCFNKKWTLGTHQKTHTGEKAFSCSECGKCFNKKWNLGIHQKTHTGEKAFSCSECGKCFTNKSTLVTHQRIHTGEKPFFCSECGKCFNFKGNLVKHQRTHKGDKPFSCSECGKCFTNKSTLVTHQRIHTGEKPFFCSECGKCFNFKGNLVKHQRTHKGDKPFSCSEREKCFTLKSALVKHQKTRTWKKPFSCSECGKCFNQKSSLVKHQRTHSGEKPFSCSECGKCFSQKSSLVTHQRTHSGEKPFSCSECGKCFNIKGNLVSHQRTHTVEKPFPCS, from the exons atggcGCCTCcatctcaccccctgatacatgagaacatcaatgaccagaagatcctagtactcacctacaagatgattgagctgctgactggagag ggtgaagatctgacccatattaataatacagagacatatgtgaggggtgatgagcggtgtaatgaGGAGATTCCTAcacatgactacccag atgactgtaccaagagatcagagggacagcggacaacttcaatttttaaatcagatgattttaagatcccacaggatacaattgaagtgaatgccgttactctagatataccatcatcccttcactgcAAAGGTCTCTcgtctgatcctttgaaacaggtcctgtcttctgattcattagcgACAACTAAGGAAAATcagagtcacaaaataagcattaagccCGGAAATACTCCTAaatcaaagaagccattttcatgttcagaatatggAAACCGTTTTCCCATCGAGAAGTCTTTTTTTAAATATCCAAAAATTTGCACAGTGGAGAAaacattttcttgttccaagtgtgttaAATATTTTAAGcacaaatcacatcttgttagacaccaaagaagtcacacaggagagaagcatttttcatgttcagaatgtgggaaatgttttaacaaaaaaTGGAATCTTGGTATACACcaaaaaacccacacaggggaaaaggctttttcatgttcagaatgtgggaaatgttttaacaaaaaaTGGACTCTTGGTACACACCAAAAAACCCACACGGGGGAGAaggctttttcatgttcagaatgtgggaaatgttttaacaaaaaaTGGAATCTTGGTATACACcaaaaaacccacacaggggaaaaggctttttcatgttcagaatgtgggaaatgttttacaaacaAATCAACtttggttacgcaccagagaatccacacaggagagaagccttttttctgttcagaatgtgggaaatgttttaactttaaagggaatcttgttaAACACCAAAGAACGCACAAAGGAgataaacctttttcatgttcagaatgtgggaaatgttttacaaacaAATCAACtttggttacgcaccagagaatccacacaggagagaagccttttttctgttcagaatgtgggaaatgttttaactttaaagggaatcttgttaAACACCAAAGAACGCACAAAGGAgataaacctttttcatgttcagaacgtgagaaatgttttacattgaaatcagctttggttaagcaccagaaaaCTCGCACATggaagaagccattttcctgttcagaatgtgggaaatgttttaatcagaaatcatctctggttaagcaccagagaacccactccggagagaagcctttttcctgttcagaatgtgggaaatgttttagtcagAAATCATCTCTTgttacgcaccagagaacccactccggagagaagcctttttcctgttcagaatgtgggaaatgttttaacattaaagggaatcttgttagccaccaaagGACCCACACAGTGGAGAAGCCTTTTCCATGTTcataa